A window of Penaeus vannamei isolate JL-2024 unplaced genomic scaffold, ASM4276789v1 unanchor4724, whole genome shotgun sequence genomic DNA:
TGAAAGTCTTGCTACAAATTGCTTAAAGATGAATACAGAGAATGTTTTGACTGCCAGTGTAACATTAGGTCTATGAAGACTAAAATACAGGAAATAACACAAATAGCTTGATATACCTTTACAAAACTCCACATTAATAAAATCATATGAAACATAAGTTAGAAAAAGAGAACCTTCAAACTTATGTATCTGCCACAAAAATGTGAAGAGGAAGTCTTCCCTGtggatcatttttttttattgataatttttatGTGTGAAGGTATATCTACAGAACTTATAAATTTTAGGCCTGTGACCTCTATGTACACTATTCTTTCTTTCCAAGGGAATGCTTATATAGCTTTGACTTTGCATGCCTGCACATAATCACTAAATCATATTTCTTGGAGAATCCTCAGGCACATTGCTCCTTTGCATGTACTCTCTTGTGCTAGAATATATTTTAGAGATAAGGTTTTATAGGAAACCCTACATAAATGGTTTATCCTCTGCATGTTCTCCTATGTGAACCACTACGACAGACATATCTGAGAACTCTTTATTGCAAATCTCACAATTatatggtttctcctttgtatgtacctTCAAATGCCTTACTAGATGACTTTTTACAGAAAAAGCTTTTTTGCAAATATTACAGGTATATGGtgtctcctttgtatgtactctcatgtgCACTACTAGATTACTTTTTACAGAGAAGGCTTTGCTGCAAATATTACAGATatatggtttctcctttgtatggATTCTAATGTGACTTACTAAAGAATCTCTTCGAGAAAAGGCTTTTTTACAAATGTCACAGATatatggtttctcctttgtatgtatccTTCTGTGTTTCACTAAGACAGATCTATCTGAGAAGTCCTTATTGCAAATCTCACAGCAatatggtttctcctttgtatgtactctcatgtgCACTACTAGATTACCTTTCTCAGAGAAGGACTTTTTGCAGATCTCACAGATATATTGTTTCTTCTTTGTATGTACTCTTCTATGTTTCACTAAGGCTGATCTATTTGAGAAGTCCTTATTGCAAGTCTCACAGCTATttggtttctcctttgtatgtactcttaTGTGCTTCACTAATGCAAATTTTTCTGAGAAACCTTTTTTGCAAGTGTCACAGCTatatggtttctcctttgtatgtactcttaTGTGCTTCACTAATGCAAATTTTGTTGAGAAGCTTTTTTTGCAAATGTCACAGATatatggtttctcctttgtatgtatcgTCAAATGCCTTACCAGAGAACCTTTAACAGGGAAAGCCTTTTTACAAATGTCACAGATGtatggtttctcctttgtatgtacccTCAAGTGCACTACTAAATTACTTTTCAAAGCAAAAGCTTTCCTGCAAATTTCACAGCTGTATGGTTTCTCTTTTGTGTGCCCGTTCATCCTCTGATCCTCTTCCGATGAATATCTTTTGTCCTTTACCTCAGCCACAATTGGCACTCTCGAAAAGGTATTGCAATCCTCAATATCACACGAGTCTCTTTCATTTGCTTCATTGTCAAGGTCTTGAAGATCCCTGAAGGAGAGaaattcattttccattttcacttCACTCATTTCATCTGCATGATCATACAGTTCTTCCTTAATTTCCATATCTATTTCTTCGGTGACACCTTTATTGAGCTCTTCTTTGATAAGGACTCCTGTGCCAAATATTTCCTTGTCCATGAGTGGGGCCAAAGGAATCTGGTTGGGGAGAATACTCATTGTTGCCCTGTGAATGGAAAATAGAACAAAGGTAACAGAATCCATAACATAGCTAACAATTTAAATATACAAGTTATCATATATAATGGCATATGCAATTATTACCCACTTAAGCATCACCCTCTGATGCTACTGTGCTTCAGTAGCGTCACCTTCTCTAATCTTCAGgagcgttttttctttttcttttttattatcattcaattctaataaatttatttttgttttaaaattattgtattttttaatcatttatttatccatttttacaTGAATACACCTACTTAAGGAATACTTGAATTATTAACAAATTAgggaaaaaatatagtaatagtaatagtaattatcccTCTTTTTCTAATGCCTGAAACAATGACAGTGACTCCTTCATCTAATAGAAAAATCTCTTCATTAATCTCCCACATGTATCAACTGGTGTACCATGATAGTcacaaataaatcaaaatgatTTTCTGGTTTCAATAAAGGTAAAATTAAGTATTGGAGACATAGCCTTCTAAAGATTCTACATGGCTGTATCTTATATCTTTCCCAAAGTCCTTGATTTTCATCACTTACTCATCTTAAGGGGACCATCACAACAAAAATTTTCAAAAAGActcgaaaatttgaaaaaaatctcctgtaatctagtgGGCTTTGGCAATCCCCTGACATAATATTTTTGCTAAGTATGTAAAAGTAAAGGAGTTATAACTAAATCACTGCCTCCCGCTCTGATGTTTACTTTGTCACGTCCATGCAAATATACTCAacaaatttgtgtttttttttttttagatttttttcagtttatttttgcattctctggtagctagctagcaactctgtttacccatcagctgatcgtcCAGACTGGGGCTCTAGGAGACAAAACTCCActagaaaatcagagagaaaggttGCCAGCTTCTATATCGCAGACACAGTAAGGGGACACTGCTAATTGTAGATGTTATTTTAGTATTTAATAAACATAATGTGATCAGAAATACTTcttaatcacagctgcagcaattGTTTATACATTTAGATACCTCACGTGGTCAGGTTAGACACTGCAAAGCCTGTCGTGACATGTGGTATTTCTACAATCAtgtacagttattaccattagtactttgcaaaagaGGGGGAccatgtaccagctacacttcagaataccatgtgaatgctaTATAATGTAGCAAGATTGACACAGAGATAAGAAttcgaaaaaacacacacacacacacacacacacacacacacacacacacacacacacacacacacacacacacacacacacacacacacacac
This region includes:
- the LOC113810885 gene encoding zinc finger protein 271-like; the protein is MSILPNQIPLAPLMDKEIFGTGVLIKEELNKGVTEEIDMEIKEELYDHADEMSEVKMENEFLSFRDLQDLDNEANERDSCDIEDCNTFSRVPIVAEVKDKRYSSEEDQRMNGHTKEKPYSCEICRKAFALKSNLVVHLRVHTKEKPYICDICKKAFPVKGSLVRHLTIHTKEKPYICDICKKSFSTKFALVKHIRVHTKEKPYSCDTCKKGFSEKFALVKHIRVHTKEKPNSCETCNKDFSNRSALVKHRRVHTKKKQYICEICKKSFSEKGNLVVHMRVHTKEKPYCCEICNKDFSDRSVLVKHRRIHTKEKPYICDICKKAFSRRDSLVSHIRIHTKEKPYICNICSKAFSVKSNLVVHMRVHTKETPYTCNICKKAFSVKSHLVRHLKVHTKEKPYNCEICNKEFSDMSVVVVHIGEHAEDKPFM